A single region of the Malus sylvestris chromosome 8, drMalSylv7.2, whole genome shotgun sequence genome encodes:
- the LOC126631151 gene encoding E3 ubiquitin-protein ligase WAV3-like: protein MATGWRRAFCTTIPRDPADESILSEKISPSPSPTPRSCTRLGFFSGGSNPSTPRLQTQQTQVGDHENPRKLECKTTTPKSSRTSFLSSSNPTSPRSPLKLSLFRNSFKFRSSCGICLNSVKTGQGTAIYTAECSHAFHFPCIAAHVRSHGILVCPVCNSTWKDVPLLAIHQNLNNNNNAQNDVVRSQTTPKQKPKSKPAEVEKKIIMEFTPPPRASSKPLYDDDESLLSPTSRIIPIPEADDEEDEDDAVAYPETDDVQEFQGFFVNPNSSSSDAQINGRDFRTNNNVQVRILPESALLSSGRGSNTFAVALRVKAPPPSILNPSHRAPIDLVTVLDVSGSMTGAKLQMLKRAMRLVISSLCSNDRLSIVAFSATTKRLLPLRRMTAFGQRLARRVVDRLACGQGSSVGDALRKATKVLEDRREKNPVASIMLLSDGQDRLKNSANHRQGSGHVSSTRFAHIEIPVHAFGFGETGGFNQEPAEDAFAKCVGGLLSVVVQDLRIQLGFDSGSAPAEISAIYSCNGGPAVHGSASVRLGDLYAEEERELLVELRVPRSLGVAGSRHVMSVRCLYKDPATQEIVYGKEQALFVPLTDTVRSSSGPKIERLRGLFITTRAVAESRRLVEHNDYSSAHHLLSSARALLMKSGSVSADEYVRGLEAELSELHWRRQHKIMEEQQQMMMMIQRRRGGVERDVARTAVVDENGEPLTPSSAWRAAEKLAKVAIMKKSLNRVSDLHGFENARF, encoded by the exons atggcAACTGGTTGGAGGCGAGCTTTTTGCACTACAATCCCTCGAGATCCAGCCGATGAATCCATACTCTCTGAAAAGATAAGCCCCAGCCCAAGTCCCACTCCCAGGAGCTGCACCAGGCTCGGCTTCTTCTCCGGCGGCAGCAACCCTTCTACCCCGAGATTGCAAACCCAGCAAACCCAGGTTGGCGACCATGAAAATCCCAGAAAACTTGAGTGCAAAACCACTACTCCAAAGAGTAGTAGAACGTCGTTTCTCTCGAGCTCCAACCCGACTTCTCCTCGATCCCCTCTCAAGCTCTCCCTCTTCCGTAACAGCTTCAAGTTTCGA AGTAGCTGCGGGATATGCCTGAACAGCGTCAAGACCGGCCAAGGCACCGCCATTTACACGGCGGAGTGCAGCCACGCCTTTCACTTCCCTTGCATAGCTGCCCATGTCCGCAGCCATGGCATCCTTGTCTGCCCCGTCTGCAACTCCACCTGGAAAGACGTCCCTCTCCTCGCCATCCACCAGaacctcaacaacaacaacaacgccCAGAACGACGTTGTCCGAAGTCAAACCACCCCAAAgcagaaacccaaatccaagcCAGCCGAAGTCGAGAAGAAGATAATAATGGAGTTCACGCCACCACCCAGAGCCTCGTCCAAGCCATTGTACGACGACGACGAGTCTCTTCTCTCTCCAACGTCTCGGATCATCCCCATCCCGGAAGCCGACGACGAGGAGGACGAAGATGACGCCGTCGCATACCCCGAGACCGACGACGTCCAAGAGTTCCAGGGCTTTTTCGTCAATCCAAACTCTTCATCTTCCGATGCTCAGATCAACGGCAGAGATTTTAGAACCAATAATAACGTTCAGGTGCGGATTTTGCCCGAATCCGCTTTGCTCTCTTCGGGTCGGGGCTCCAACACTTTTGCCGTGGCGTTACGGGTGAAGGCTCCGCCTCCGTCGATTTTAAACCCGTCGCACCGTGCACCGATCGATTTGGTGACAGTGCTCGACGTCAGCGGAAGCATGACCGGCGCCAAACTCCAGATGCTGAAACGCGCCATGCGTTTGGTGATTTCGTCGCTCTGCTCCAACGACAGACTTTCGATTGTCGCTTTCTCGGCCACGACGAAACGGTTGTTGCCGTTGAGGAGAATGACGGCTTTCGGTCAACGTTTGGCTAGAAGAGTCGTTGACCGGCTTGCGTGCGGTCAGGGTTCGAGTGTGGGTGATGCCTTGAGGAAGGCGACAAAAGTGCTTGAAGATCGAAGGGAGAAGAATCCGGTTGCCAGTATCATGCTCTTATCGGACGGTCAGGATAGGCTGAAAAATTCGGCCAATCACCGTCAAGGTTCCGGCCACGTGTCGTCCACCCGTTTTGCTCACATTGAGATCCCGGTTCATGCTTTCGGGTTCGGCGAAACCGGCGGCTTTAACCAGGAGCCGGCTGAGGACGCGTTTGCCAAATGCGTTGGGGGATTGCTGAGTGTGGTCGTCCAGGACTTGAGAATTCAGCTGGGCTTCGATTCTGGCTCGGCTCCGGCAGAGATATCCGCCATCTATTCGTGCAATGGTGGGCCAGCAGTGCACGGCTCAGCTTCTGTTCGGCTCGGCGACTTGTACGCCGAGGAAGAGCGGGAGCTGCTGGTAGAGTTGCGGGTTCCACGCTCTCTAGGAGTTGCGGGATCCCGACACGTAATGTCTGTCCGGTGTCTCTACAAGGATCCTGCAACTCAAGAGATTGTGTATGGTAAAGAACAGGCACTTTTCGTGCCTCTCACGGATACCGTGAGATCGTCTTCGGGCCCGAAGATCGAACGGCTGAGAGGGCTGTTCATTACAACTCGCGCGGTAGCCGAGTCGCGGAGATTGGTTGAGCACAATGACTACTCTAGTGCGCATCATTTGCTTTCATCGGCTCGGGCTCTGCTCATGAAATCCGGCTCAGTATCGGCCGACGAGTACGTGCGTGGCCTGGAAGCCGAGCTCTCGGAGCTGCATTGGAGAAGGCAGCACAAGATCATGGAGGAGCAGCagcagatgatgatgatgatccaACGGCGGAGAGGGGGCGTGGAAAGGGACGTGGCGCGGACCGCTGTAGTGGATGAAAACGGGGAGCCGCTTACACCGAGTTCGGCTTGGAGAGCGGCTGAGAAGCTGGCTAAGGTGGCGATCATGAAGAAGTCGCTGAATCGAGTGAGCGACTTGCACGGCTTTGAAAATGCTAGGTTTTAG